One genomic region from Afipia felis ATCC 53690 encodes:
- a CDS encoding tyrosine-type recombinase/integrase: MATSLRLQLRPDDPANVLAPIVQDYREHFEARRYQAKRVRRYVASVFHFGDWLRSEDWAVQNVDEAVVGRFISDHLPNCTCPRPVQRNPIINRAALNHLIHILYAKGIIRRPVADPITRELALFDEKMTEVWGLAQGTRDHRCRIIRRLLKAQFGSGPIDPTSISPSAIRSFVLDDATWSRSTIRVMAGAVRCYLRHRKLLGDNVTDLMHAVPQPACWGQTKLPEALSGDELEQLFRSFDAACPSRRRGYAMVRCLADLGLRSSEVVRLSLDDIDWQAGTIRITAGKGRRADVLPLPRATGEAIADYLLHERPKTTCRQIFVRHVAPLGEPVGRRVVQKAVHAAYQRLGWDRTRVHILRHTLATRLVNAGTPMKQIADVLRHRSIVTSATYTRVDSSRLTAVALCWPGSVA; encoded by the coding sequence ATGGCCACATCTCTCAGACTTCAACTCCGCCCTGACGATCCTGCCAACGTTCTCGCACCGATCGTCCAAGACTATCGCGAGCACTTCGAAGCAAGGCGCTATCAGGCCAAACGCGTTCGCCGTTATGTCGCCAGCGTCTTCCATTTCGGGGATTGGCTGCGTTCGGAAGACTGGGCGGTCCAGAATGTCGACGAAGCAGTCGTCGGCCGATTCATTTCCGATCATTTGCCCAACTGCACCTGTCCACGCCCCGTTCAGCGCAACCCGATCATCAATAGGGCCGCCCTCAATCACCTGATCCACATCCTCTACGCGAAGGGGATCATCCGCCGTCCTGTCGCCGACCCGATCACGCGTGAACTCGCGTTGTTCGACGAGAAGATGACGGAAGTCTGGGGCTTGGCCCAAGGCACGCGCGATCACCGATGCCGGATCATCAGGCGCCTGCTCAAAGCTCAATTCGGATCGGGACCAATCGATCCAACATCCATCAGCCCATCGGCGATTCGAAGCTTCGTTTTAGATGACGCTACATGGAGCAGGAGTACGATCCGCGTCATGGCGGGCGCGGTTCGATGCTATCTCCGCCATCGCAAACTACTCGGCGACAACGTCACCGATCTGATGCACGCTGTGCCTCAACCAGCGTGCTGGGGTCAAACCAAATTGCCCGAGGCACTTTCTGGGGACGAACTGGAACAGCTTTTCCGGTCGTTCGATGCGGCCTGTCCATCGCGACGGCGCGGCTATGCGATGGTCCGATGCCTTGCCGATCTCGGTCTCAGAAGCAGCGAGGTCGTCCGGCTGAGCCTAGACGACATCGACTGGCAAGCCGGCACCATCCGGATCACCGCGGGCAAAGGCCGCCGAGCTGACGTGCTGCCGCTCCCAAGGGCGACAGGTGAGGCCATCGCCGACTATCTTCTTCACGAGCGGCCGAAGACGACATGTCGCCAGATTTTCGTTCGACATGTTGCCCCTTTGGGCGAGCCGGTTGGTCGGCGCGTGGTCCAGAAAGCCGTTCATGCCGCCTATCAACGGCTGGGTTGGGACCGCACACGCGTTCACATCCTGCGACACACCCTGGCCACTCGGCTCGTCAATGCCGGGACACCAATGAAGCAGATTGCCGATGTTCTGCGTCACCGCAGCATCGTGACGTCGGCCACCTACACCCGTGTTGACAGTTCGCGCCTCACGGCGGTCGCGCTGTGCTGGCCGGGGAGCGTGGCATGA